One window of Acidobacteriota bacterium genomic DNA carries:
- a CDS encoding GlcNAc-PI de-N-acetylase encodes MAFRSNRIFALLVVLACILPLFFPVSSAKAQSPTAVSTAPEVTAQPIPFDRGASALWQSLQKLRTRASLLMVTAHPDDEDGGMLTYASRGQGARVALLTLNRGEGGANVMSSDYFDALGLVRTEELLAADHYYGTQQFWTRVIDYGFSKTKEESLDNWGHDRVLADVVRVVRMTRPLVITSVFVGGRTDGHGNHQTAGQMAQEAFKAAGDPAMFPEQLKEGLRPWKPVKDYARVPFARITDKGIYDYADGKYYPAEFHNYTDGTITKGELSPAVEIPEGEYNPLLGLTYEQVSRLGLGHQRSQNGGTGMPPAEEQMSPYHRFASLASVPEKESTFFDGIDVSLMGIASLSQGADSAFLKERLASINSLVEKAIHDFSAPRPETIASTLAEGLKATNDLIEKVAASSLSDDSKYDVAHELKVKQVQFGNALGEALGLSVLAAVAPEKEPTGPFARFFRNPETFQVAIPGQQFWVKVHTTNPTNLPVQVGSVAIETPQGEQWKVDPESQTSGTLKSNQSMDTRFAIHAPQNAGYTRPYFARPDIEQPYYDVQEPQFLNMPLAPYPLLAKVQFSFDGVPFEISQVVQSVKRVTGPGTVLEPLVIGPAVSVAIAPQAGIVPLSSKAFDLTVRVHSNVKGPAKGTVRLDLPVGWKSEQQAFLTAKDGDDQILKFHVVPGRIEEKPYTITAVATYDGREYKEGYHTVGYPDLRPYNLYRASAYRTTGVDVKIAPGLNVGYIVGAGDDVPLSLVNLGINVHFLSPGDLAGGDLSKYDAIVVGVRAYAVRDDLKTYNSRILDYAKNGGVVIVQYNTPEYDHNYGPYPYKMGSNPEEVTDEHSKMEILEPANAVFTWPNKITSKDFDNWVEERGSKFLQSWDTNYQPLLETHDAGQEPQKGGLVYAKYGKGVYIYNAYAFYRQMPEGVPGAYRLFANMISLGKSPQLASTQSGKQRASLDKPKR; translated from the coding sequence ATGGCATTCAGATCAAATCGTATTTTCGCTCTGCTTGTGGTCCTCGCCTGCATATTGCCCCTATTCTTTCCAGTCTCCTCAGCAAAGGCGCAGTCCCCGACTGCCGTCAGCACCGCGCCCGAAGTGACTGCGCAGCCCATACCGTTTGATCGCGGCGCAAGTGCTCTTTGGCAAAGTCTGCAAAAGTTGCGCACGCGCGCCAGTTTGCTAATGGTGACTGCTCATCCTGATGATGAAGATGGCGGAATGCTCACCTATGCATCGCGCGGCCAGGGAGCTCGCGTCGCCCTGCTGACTTTGAACCGCGGTGAAGGGGGCGCCAACGTGATGTCGTCAGACTACTTCGACGCGCTCGGACTCGTGCGCACGGAAGAACTTCTCGCGGCCGATCATTACTACGGCACACAACAGTTTTGGACACGTGTGATCGATTACGGTTTTTCAAAAACCAAAGAGGAAAGCCTGGACAACTGGGGTCATGATCGCGTGCTTGCCGATGTTGTGCGCGTAGTCCGCATGACGCGCCCGTTGGTAATCACTTCAGTTTTTGTCGGCGGCCGTACAGACGGCCACGGGAATCACCAAACGGCCGGCCAGATGGCACAGGAAGCTTTCAAGGCGGCAGGAGACCCGGCGATGTTTCCTGAGCAATTGAAGGAGGGTCTGCGGCCGTGGAAGCCGGTCAAGGATTATGCCCGCGTGCCTTTCGCGCGAATCACCGACAAAGGCATATATGACTACGCAGACGGAAAGTACTATCCGGCCGAATTTCACAACTACACTGACGGAACTATCACTAAGGGAGAACTCTCACCCGCAGTCGAGATTCCCGAAGGCGAGTACAACCCGCTCCTGGGCTTGACTTACGAACAGGTGTCGCGCCTTGGACTCGGCCACCAGAGATCGCAAAACGGCGGAACCGGTATGCCTCCAGCCGAGGAACAAATGAGCCCGTATCATCGCTTTGCTTCGCTGGCCTCAGTCCCAGAAAAGGAATCCACATTCTTTGACGGCATTGATGTTTCGCTCATGGGCATCGCCAGTCTGAGCCAGGGAGCAGACTCGGCATTTCTCAAGGAGAGGCTGGCAAGCATCAACTCGCTCGTGGAGAAGGCAATCCACGATTTTTCAGCACCGCGTCCGGAGACTATTGCTTCTACTTTGGCCGAGGGACTAAAAGCGACCAACGATTTGATTGAGAAGGTTGCCGCGAGCAGCCTGAGCGACGATTCAAAATATGATGTTGCTCATGAATTAAAAGTAAAGCAAGTCCAATTCGGGAACGCTCTCGGAGAGGCGCTGGGGTTATCAGTCCTTGCTGCTGTTGCTCCGGAGAAAGAACCTACCGGCCCCTTTGCGCGTTTTTTTCGAAATCCGGAGACCTTCCAGGTCGCCATTCCGGGGCAGCAATTTTGGGTAAAGGTTCATACCACGAATCCGACGAATTTGCCTGTGCAAGTCGGGAGCGTAGCTATCGAAACGCCTCAAGGCGAGCAGTGGAAGGTTGATCCGGAATCGCAAACCAGCGGAACGTTAAAATCCAATCAGTCAATGGACACGCGCTTTGCGATTCACGCACCGCAGAACGCGGGCTATACGCGTCCCTACTTCGCACGACCAGATATCGAGCAGCCTTACTACGACGTTCAAGAACCGCAATTCCTGAACATGCCGCTTGCACCATACCCTCTGTTAGCCAAGGTGCAATTCAGCTTCGATGGAGTGCCTTTCGAGATTTCGCAAGTCGTGCAGTCCGTGAAGCGCGTCACGGGACCGGGGACTGTTCTTGAGCCTCTGGTGATTGGTCCTGCTGTGTCGGTTGCCATCGCGCCACAGGCTGGAATAGTTCCTCTCAGCTCAAAGGCGTTTGACCTGACGGTCAGGGTCCACAGCAATGTCAAGGGACCAGCCAAAGGAACCGTGAGACTCGATCTGCCAGTGGGATGGAAATCGGAGCAGCAAGCATTTTTGACAGCTAAGGATGGCGACGATCAGATTCTCAAATTTCACGTCGTGCCTGGGCGAATCGAGGAGAAGCCTTACACCATCACCGCAGTCGCCACCTATGATGGCCGCGAGTACAAAGAGGGCTATCACACTGTCGGATATCCTGACCTGCGTCCGTACAATCTGTATCGCGCCTCCGCATATCGCACGACTGGCGTCGACGTAAAGATTGCGCCGGGTCTGAACGTTGGATATATCGTAGGCGCGGGCGATGACGTGCCCCTCTCATTAGTGAACCTGGGAATCAATGTTCACTTCCTCTCGCCGGGAGACCTCGCCGGCGGTGATCTGTCGAAGTACGATGCGATTGTTGTCGGCGTGCGCGCCTATGCGGTTCGCGATGATCTAAAGACCTACAACAGTCGGATCCTCGACTACGCAAAAAATGGCGGAGTTGTCATCGTGCAGTACAACACGCCGGAATACGATCACAATTATGGTCCATATCCCTACAAGATGGGCTCAAATCCGGAGGAGGTAACCGACGAGCATTCCAAAATGGAAATCCTCGAACCTGCGAATGCTGTCTTTACCTGGCCAAACAAGATCACAAGCAAGGATTTCGACAACTGGGTAGAGGAGCGGGGATCGAAGTTCCTGCAGTCGTGGGATACCAATTATCAGCCTCTTCTCGAAACACACGATGCGGGTCAGGAGCCGCAAAAAGGCGGGCTGGTTTACGCGAAATATGGGAAGGGCGTGTACATCTACAACGCCTATGCCTTCTATCGCCAGATGCCCGAGGGTGTTCCGGGAGCCTACCGGTTGTTCGCGAATATGATCAGCCTGGGTAAGAGTCCGCAGCTCGCCAGTACCCAATCGGGAAAACAACGCGCGTCGCTGGACAAGCCGAAGCGGTAA